The following coding sequences lie in one Thalassoglobus polymorphus genomic window:
- the trxA gene encoding thioredoxin, translating to MVERIILLVAAVFVGLLFLYAVVMAPQDRDRKGVSADKIVQETPKTPPDDEWFQETVINSDIPVLVDFKADWCGPCKLLHPHLVQLEEEYAGRLKVVKVDVDEKKAIAKHYEASSIPTILFFVDGVAVDGFVGYRDYDEIEEIALKYLTDESADVSMIGTPETSEFVLTAN from the coding sequence ATGGTCGAACGTATCATACTTCTTGTTGCCGCCGTATTCGTCGGTTTGCTGTTCCTCTACGCGGTTGTCATGGCACCACAGGACCGAGATAGAAAAGGAGTCTCAGCAGACAAAATCGTACAGGAGACACCAAAAACTCCACCGGACGATGAATGGTTTCAAGAGACTGTCATTAACAGCGACATTCCTGTCCTTGTCGACTTCAAAGCTGACTGGTGCGGGCCGTGCAAATTACTCCACCCTCACCTTGTTCAACTCGAAGAGGAGTATGCAGGACGATTGAAAGTCGTCAAAGTTGATGTCGACGAGAAAAAAGCAATCGCCAAGCATTACGAAGCTTCATCGATCCCGACAATTCTCTTCTTCGTCGATGGAGTGGCCGTCGATGGCTTCGTGGGGTATCGCGACTATGACGAGATCGAAGAAATCGCCTTGAAATATCTGACTGATGAGAGTGCAGACGTTAGCATGATCGGCACTCCTGAAACATCAGAGTTTGTGCTCACAGCGAATTAA
- a CDS encoding ABC transporter ATP-binding protein, which translates to MIEVSKFRKIYSGTVAVEQVDFLVQPGEILGLIGPNGAGKTTTLRSLCGLTVPTEGTLSICGFDIEKQPLEVKKRIAYIPDDPPLFPELTVEQHLAFTASVFSVANAKDKASELLETFELTSRRTTRASDLSRGMRQKLAICCSYLHAPEVILLDEPMTGLDPHGIRKLKESLQQRAAQGTSVIVSSHLLAMVEDICSTVLILKEGQQRFFGSIAELKSLFTANCDEATLEQIFFQATETEFRQSVSAEETKLASL; encoded by the coding sequence TTGATTGAAGTTTCGAAGTTTCGAAAAATTTACTCTGGAACAGTCGCCGTTGAACAAGTTGATTTTCTTGTTCAACCGGGGGAAATCCTTGGTTTGATCGGCCCTAACGGGGCTGGCAAAACGACGACCCTCCGTTCTCTATGCGGACTGACCGTCCCCACGGAAGGGACACTTTCAATTTGTGGCTTTGATATCGAAAAGCAGCCACTAGAAGTCAAAAAACGGATCGCCTACATCCCTGACGATCCGCCATTGTTCCCAGAACTTACCGTTGAGCAGCACCTGGCATTCACCGCGTCCGTTTTTTCCGTCGCCAATGCCAAAGACAAAGCGAGTGAACTTCTCGAAACCTTTGAGCTGACGAGTCGAAGAACGACCCGTGCGTCTGATTTATCGAGAGGGATGCGACAAAAACTCGCCATCTGTTGCAGCTATCTTCATGCTCCAGAAGTGATTCTTCTCGACGAGCCGATGACCGGACTTGATCCGCATGGAATTCGCAAACTCAAAGAGTCGCTTCAACAAAGAGCCGCTCAGGGAACGTCTGTGATCGTCAGTTCGCACCTGCTGGCGATGGTGGAAGACATCTGTTCAACGGTTCTGATTTTAAAAGAAGGGCAACAGAGGTTCTTTGGATCAATCGCAGAACTCAAATCTCTGTTCACAGCAAATTGCGATGAAGCCACTCTCGAACAGATCTTTTTCCAAGCGACCGAAACGGAGTTCCGCCAGAGCGTCTCGGCTGAAGAAACAAAATTGGCGTCGCTATGA
- a CDS encoding ABC transporter permease, with protein MYHLLRTIRLAVKSLLLHKLRSGLTMLGIVFGVFSVIAMLAIGEGASQQAQEQVLLLGANNIIVRSVKPPEDSGSSGSGGRVLRYGLTREDFNILEKTVPRLGGIVPVREVVLNVRNRDHHMNPRIVGCTPEYQEMNHLQMSAGRFLSDQDMTNLANVVVIASETAERLFPLENPINKSVQIGNRAYRVIGITRERTASAAIGGSLSGQDYNKDIYMPLDTFQSRINTKDTIIKRAQGSFSAVSLVYDQITLKINHPNIVDNPELLLATADMVRETMEAKHASARDVDVIVPLELLKQAEQLRNIFNVVLGSIAGISLLVGGIGIMNIMLATVTERTREIGVRRALGARRIDITQQFLIETIVLSGIGGLVGMGLGILTPYAFWVIKIVVSNYILDSGGATSEMANMFLTMTPKVAIWSLPVAFGFSVMTGLVFGVYPARSAARLDPIEALRHE; from the coding sequence ATGTACCATCTTCTGCGGACAATCCGTTTAGCTGTCAAAAGCTTATTGCTGCACAAGCTGCGGTCCGGCTTGACGATGCTTGGAATCGTTTTTGGAGTTTTTTCTGTGATTGCGATGCTCGCAATTGGAGAAGGAGCAAGTCAGCAAGCTCAAGAACAGGTTCTTCTGCTCGGTGCAAACAACATCATCGTACGCAGTGTGAAGCCACCAGAAGACAGCGGCAGCAGCGGATCAGGCGGAAGAGTGTTGCGATATGGCCTGACTCGTGAGGACTTTAATATTCTTGAGAAAACAGTGCCGCGATTGGGTGGCATTGTGCCCGTTCGTGAAGTCGTCTTGAATGTCCGAAATCGAGACCACCACATGAACCCCCGGATCGTTGGCTGCACTCCGGAATATCAGGAGATGAACCATTTACAGATGTCAGCAGGCCGGTTTCTGTCCGATCAGGATATGACCAACCTCGCAAATGTTGTCGTCATCGCCAGCGAGACAGCCGAACGTCTTTTCCCACTCGAGAACCCGATCAACAAGTCTGTTCAAATTGGAAATCGGGCGTATCGCGTTATTGGAATCACAAGAGAACGGACCGCCTCTGCAGCCATTGGTGGAAGTCTCTCCGGGCAGGATTACAACAAAGACATTTACATGCCGCTGGATACGTTCCAGTCTCGAATTAACACCAAGGATACGATTATCAAACGGGCGCAAGGTAGCTTTAGTGCTGTTTCACTTGTGTACGACCAAATCACATTGAAGATCAATCACCCCAACATCGTCGATAATCCAGAATTGTTGCTCGCCACCGCAGACATGGTCAGAGAAACGATGGAAGCAAAGCATGCGAGCGCACGAGACGTCGATGTGATTGTTCCCCTCGAACTACTCAAACAAGCTGAGCAACTGCGAAACATCTTCAATGTTGTTCTCGGTTCTATCGCAGGGATTAGTTTGCTCGTTGGTGGTATCGGGATCATGAATATCATGCTCGCCACGGTCACCGAACGAACTCGTGAAATCGGTGTTCGTCGCGCTTTGGGAGCCAGACGTATCGACATCACTCAGCAGTTTCTCATTGAGACAATCGTCCTTTCCGGAATCGGCGGGCTCGTCGGAATGGGACTGGGAATTCTCACCCCTTACGCATTCTGGGTCATCAAAATCGTCGTATCAAATTACATTTTGGACTCAGGTGGCGCAACATCAGAGATGGCGAATATGTTCCTGACAATGACCCCGAAGGTCGCAATCTGGAGCCTTCCGGTTGCATTCGGATTCTCAGTGATGACAGGGCTCGTCTTTGGTGTCTATCCCGCGCGCTCTGCGGCTCGCCTTGACCCAATCGAAGCTCTTCGCCACGAGTAA
- a CDS encoding ABC transporter ATP-binding protein → MELTAKLVNLQKHYDLGSVVVKALRGVSLDIPEGDFLAIMGSSGSGKSTMLNLLGGLDRPTSGEYYLRGQNVALLSDDELSAIRNGLIGFIFQSFNLVAQYSVLENIAVPLLYRPGYPPVSSEDEDRCNELAKMVGLGDRTDHRPYQLSGGQQQRVAIARSLINDPAIIMADEPTGNLDSKTGEEILGMLKMLNEEGRTIIMVTHEPEVAEQSKNQIFMKDGLIAGHGIFRG, encoded by the coding sequence ATGGAACTGACTGCAAAGCTTGTCAACCTGCAAAAGCATTACGACCTTGGTTCAGTCGTCGTGAAAGCGCTGCGCGGTGTCTCTCTTGATATTCCTGAAGGGGATTTCCTGGCGATCATGGGGTCTTCGGGATCGGGCAAGAGTACCATGCTCAATCTCCTCGGCGGTCTCGATCGACCAACCAGCGGAGAGTATTACCTGCGTGGTCAGAATGTTGCTCTCCTGAGTGATGACGAACTCTCTGCGATTCGAAACGGTTTGATCGGGTTCATCTTTCAGTCGTTTAATCTTGTTGCACAGTACAGCGTCCTGGAAAACATCGCTGTTCCTCTCCTGTACCGACCGGGCTATCCACCCGTTTCCTCAGAGGACGAAGACCGATGCAACGAATTGGCGAAGATGGTCGGACTGGGTGACCGGACCGATCACCGACCGTATCAGCTTTCGGGGGGACAGCAACAACGTGTCGCCATCGCGAGATCCCTCATCAACGATCCAGCGATTATTATGGCCGATGAACCGACAGGAAACCTCGATTCAAAAACTGGCGAAGAGATCCTCGGCATGCTGAAAATGCTCAACGAGGAAGGCCGTACGATCATTATGGTGACACACGAACCTGAAGTCGCCGAACAATCCAAGAACCAGATTTTCATGAAAGACGGCTTGATCGCCGGGCACGGTATTTTCCGGGGATAA